In one Oryzias latipes chromosome 13, ASM223467v1 genomic region, the following are encoded:
- the LOC110014157 gene encoding NLR family CARD domain-containing protein 3-like isoform X1 gives MKMSCSEEEEAHSRGLKEVQPSEEGPEPCRPDPGSWDSQGQTLPSASSSCGSMKSNRSKGQPENFSSGCGSADSKAPPLTLEDRPAAFICESLKSDKSREYVINFKHGPGPLKSRERKRRSVSEEEPQSGCVLCQDVLKDPVSTSCGHWFCRRCITSHWDQSAASGHRSCPDCSSRSTPDVGLKEPLDEHQISLRRRCEHATEESGKEMPLNRIYTELYITEGLREEVQTQHEVRQLETSSKTNRRHDAPIRNQDILKPLPDQHGSIRVVLTSGVAGAGKSFSVQKFTLDWAEGSENQDISAVVPLSFRELNLIRDQQHSLLSLIQLFHPTFQKIPAEQLSVCKLLFIFDGLDESRLSLDFSNSPAVSDVTQTSSVNVLLINLIQGRLLPSAQVWITSRPAAANQIPASCVDRLTEVRGFNDAQKEEYFRRRFPDEEQSSRIISHIKTSRSLHIMCEVPVFCWITAVVLENMVSTEQGAELPTTLTDMYSHFLMVQTKRKKNKYQQEHQTSPQELAEADREVLLKLGGLAFENLEKGNIMFYQEDLQQCGLDVTEASVYSGVCTEIFRRECGIFQKAVYSFVHLSVQEFLAAVYMFHCYSNRNTKVMKDFLKDQRNISSLDEFLSRVMEKSLQSKTGHLDLCVRFLHGLSVESNQRLLGGLLGQTDQSPETIQRVTNNLKMVQKDDETPEDYSLPWQMMSGDQISPDRRINIFHCLMEMKDLSVHKDVQEFLKSENRAEKRLSEIHCSALAYMLQMSEEVLDQLDLDEYNMTNEARRRLIPAVRNCRKFRLTNCGLSETDCGVVASALKSNPSHLTELDLSKNQLKHSAVELLCAGLQSPNCRLQILRLERCSLLENSCAALISALKSNPSNLIELDLRNCDLRDSGLILLSGLVESLGCRLQTLRLERSTLSDVGFIALGTALQKNPSHLTELDLSRNKNLQDSGLVHLCGFLKDPLCQLQVLRLRGCDFSAVSCAALVSALRSNPSHLAELDLRDNFLEDSDVQQLQDLVESPDFKLQTLRTESW, from the exons ATGAAGATGAGTTgctcagaggaagaggaggcacaCAGCCGTGGGCTGAAGGAGGTGCAGCCATCTGAAGAAGGGCCTGAACCCTGTAGGCCTGATCCTGGATCCTGGGACTCACA AGGTCAGACGCTCCCGTCTGCATCGTCCAGCTGTGGATCCATGAAGAGCAACAGATCCAAAGGTCAACCTGAAAACTTCAGTTCTGGATGTGGATCTGCAGACTCAAA AGCTCCGCCCCTCACACTGGAGGACCGCCCAGCAGCATTCATCTGTGAGTCCTTGAAGAGCGACAAATCCAGAGAATACGTCATTAACTTCAAACATGGACCTGGACCCTTAAAGTCCAG agagaggaagaggagatctGTTAGTGAAGAGGAGCCGCAGTCCGGCTGCGTTTTATGTCAGGACGTCCTGAAGGATCCGGTCTCCACCAGCTGTGGACATTGGTTCTGTAGAAGGTGCATCACCTCTCACTGGGACCAGTCTGCTGCATCAGGACACCGGTCCTGTCCTGATTGTAGTTCAAGGTCCACACCGG ATGTTGGACTGAAGGAACCATTAGATGAACATCAGATCAGTTTGAGGAGGAGATGTGAACATGCAACTGAAGAATCAGGAAAAGAAATGCCCCTGAACCGGATCTACACTGAGCTCTACATCACAGAGGGACTGAGAGAAGAGGTCCAGACCCAACATGAGGTGAGGCAGCTGGAGACCTCCTCCAAGACCAACAGGCGTCATGATGCTCCAATCAGGAACCAGGACATCCTGAAACCCTTACCTGACCAGCATGGATCCATCAGAGTGGTTCTGACCAGTGGCGTTGctggagctggaaaaagcttctcggtgcagaagttcactctggactgggcAGAGGGCTCGGAGAACCAAGACATCAgtgctgtggttcctctgtCCTTCAGGGAGCTGAACTTGATCAGAGACCAGCAGCACAGTCTTCTCTCTCTGATCCAGCTGTTCCATCCAACGTTCCAGAAGATCCCAGCAGAgcagctgtctgtctgcaaaCTTCTCTTCATCTTTGACGGTCTGGATGAAAGCAGACTTTCTCTGGACTTCAGCAACAGTCCGGCGGTGTCTGATGTTACACAGACGTCCTCAGTCAACGTGCTGCTGATAAACCTCATCCAGGGACGTCTGCTGCCCTCAGCTCAGGTCTGGATCACgtccagacctgcagcagccaatcagatccctgcttcatgtgtggacagactgacagaagtaCGAGGCTTCAATGATGCtcagaaggaggagtacttcaggaGGAGGTTCCCAGATGAAGAGCAGTCCAGCAGAATCATCTCCCACATCAAGACCTCCAGGAGCCTTCACATCATGTGTGAGGTtccagtcttctgctggatcactgctgtGGTTCTGGAGAACATGGTGTCCACAGAGCAGGGAGCGGAGCTGCCCACCACCCTGACTGACATGTACTCCCACTTCCTGATGGtccagacaaagaggaagaagaacaagTACCAGCAGGAACATCAGACAAGTCCACAAGAGCTGGCAGAGGCGGACAGGGAAGTTCTTCTGAAGCTGGGGGGGCTGGCATTTGAAAATCTGGAGAAAGGAAACATCATGTTCTACCAAGAAGACCTGCAGCAGTGTGGTCTGGACGTCACCGAGGCCTCGGTGTACTCTGGAGTTTGTACTGAGATCTTCAGAAGAGAGTGTGGAATCTTCCAGAAAGCGGTCTACAGCTTTGTTCATCTGAgcgttcaggagtttctggctgcagTCTACATGTTCCACTGTTACTCCAACAGGAACACCAAAGTTATGAAGGACTTCCTGAAGGATCAAAGAAACATCTCATCTCTGGATGAGTTTCTGAGTAGAGTCATGGAGAAATCCCTGCAGAGCAAAACTGGACATCTGGACCTTTGTGTTCGATTCCTTCATGGCCTCTCTGTGGAGTCCAACCAGAGGCTCTTAGGGGGTCTGCTGGGTCAGACGGACCAGAGTCCAGAAACCATCCAGAGAGTCACCAACAACCTCAAGATGGTACAGAAGGACGATGAGACACCAGAAGACTACTCTCTGCCATGGCAGATGATGAGTGGAGATCAAATCTCTCCTGACAGAAGAATCAACATCTTCCACtgtctgatggagatgaaggacCTCTCAGTCCATAAAGACGTTCAGGAGTTCCTGAAGTCAGAGAACAGAGCAGAGAAGAGACTCTCAGAGATCCACTGCTCTGCTCTGGCCTACATGCTGCAGATGTCAGAGGAGGTTCTGGATCAGCTGGACCTGGACGAGTACAACATGACAAACGAGGCTCGGCGGAGGCTGATCCCAGCTGTGAGGAACTGCAGGAAGTTCAG ACTCACCAACTGTGGACTCTCAGAGACGGACTGTGGAGTCGTGGCTTCAGCCctgaagtccaacccgtcccacctgacCGAGCTGGACCTGAGCAAGAACCAGCTGAAGCATTCAGCAGTGGAGCTCCTGTGTGCCGGACTGCAAAGTCCAAACTGCAGACTACAGATTCTGAG GTTGGAGCGCTGCAGTCTGCTGGAGAACAGCTGCGCTGCTCTGATCTCggctctgaagtccaacccgtcAAATCTGATCGAGCTGGACCTGAGAAACTGCGACCTGCGGGATTCAGGACTGATTCTCTTGAGTGGTTTGGTGGAGAGTCTTggctgcagactgcagactctgag GCTGGAGCGCAGCACCTTGTCGGATGTCGGTTTTATCGCTCTGGGAACAGCTCTACAGAAGAACCCGTCCCATCTGACCGAACTGGACCTGAGCAGgaacaaaaacctgcaggatTCTGGACTggttcatctgtgtggtttccTGAAGGACCCCCTCTGCCAGCTGCAGGTTCTGAG GTTGAGGGGCTGTGATTTTTCGGCAGTCAGCTGTGcagctctggtctcagctctgaggTCCAACCCGTCCCATCTagcagaactggacctgagagACAACTTTTTGGAGGATTcggatgttcagcagctccaggatctggtggagagtccagacttcaaactgcagactctgag GACGGAGTCCTGGTGA
- the LOC110014157 gene encoding NLR family CARD domain-containing protein 3-like isoform X2, whose product MKMSCSEEEEAHSRGLKEVQPSEEGPEPCRPDPGSWDSQGQTLPSASSSCGSMKSNRSKGQPENFSSGCGSADSKAPPLTLEDRPAAFICESLKSDKSREYVINFKHGPGPLKSRERKRRSVSEEEPQSGCVLCQDVLKDPVSTSCGHWFCRRCITSHWDQSAASGHRSCPDCSSRSTPDVGLKEPLDEHQISLRRRCEHATEESGKEMPLNRIYTELYITEGLREEVQTQHEVRQLETSSKTNRRHDAPIRNQDILKPLPDQHGSIRVVLTSGVAGAGKSFSVQKFTLDWAEGSENQDISAVVPLSFRELNLIRDQQHSLLSLIQLFHPTFQKIPAEQLSVCKLLFIFDGLDESRLSLDFSNSPAVSDVTQTSSVNVLLINLIQGRLLPSAQVWITSRPAAANQIPASCVDRLTEVRGFNDAQKEEYFRRRFPDEEQSSRIISHIKTSRSLHIMCEVPVFCWITAVVLENMVSTEQGAELPTTLTDMYSHFLMVQTKRKKNKYQQEHQTSPQELAEADREVLLKLGGLAFENLEKGNIMFYQEDLQQCGLDVTEASVYSGVCTEIFRRECGIFQKAVYSFVHLSVQEFLAAVYMFHCYSNRNTKVMKDFLKDQRNISSLDEFLSRVMEKSLQSKTGHLDLCVRFLHGLSVESNQRLLGGLLGQTDQSPETIQRVTNNLKMVQKDDETPEDYSLPWQMMSGDQISPDRRINIFHCLMEMKDLSVHKDVQEFLKSENRAEKRLSEIHCSALAYMLQMSEEVLDQLDLDEYNMTNEARRRLIPAVRNCRKFRLTNCGLSETDCGVVASALKSNPSHLTELDLSKNQLKHSAVELLCAGLQSPNCRLQILRLERCSLLENSCAALISALKSNPSNLIELDLRNCDLRDSGLILLSGLVESLGCRLQTLRLERSTLSDVGFIALGTALQKNPSHLTELDLSRNKNLQDSGLVHLCGFLKDPLCQLQVLRLWC is encoded by the exons ATGAAGATGAGTTgctcagaggaagaggaggcacaCAGCCGTGGGCTGAAGGAGGTGCAGCCATCTGAAGAAGGGCCTGAACCCTGTAGGCCTGATCCTGGATCCTGGGACTCACA AGGTCAGACGCTCCCGTCTGCATCGTCCAGCTGTGGATCCATGAAGAGCAACAGATCCAAAGGTCAACCTGAAAACTTCAGTTCTGGATGTGGATCTGCAGACTCAAA AGCTCCGCCCCTCACACTGGAGGACCGCCCAGCAGCATTCATCTGTGAGTCCTTGAAGAGCGACAAATCCAGAGAATACGTCATTAACTTCAAACATGGACCTGGACCCTTAAAGTCCAG agagaggaagaggagatctGTTAGTGAAGAGGAGCCGCAGTCCGGCTGCGTTTTATGTCAGGACGTCCTGAAGGATCCGGTCTCCACCAGCTGTGGACATTGGTTCTGTAGAAGGTGCATCACCTCTCACTGGGACCAGTCTGCTGCATCAGGACACCGGTCCTGTCCTGATTGTAGTTCAAGGTCCACACCGG ATGTTGGACTGAAGGAACCATTAGATGAACATCAGATCAGTTTGAGGAGGAGATGTGAACATGCAACTGAAGAATCAGGAAAAGAAATGCCCCTGAACCGGATCTACACTGAGCTCTACATCACAGAGGGACTGAGAGAAGAGGTCCAGACCCAACATGAGGTGAGGCAGCTGGAGACCTCCTCCAAGACCAACAGGCGTCATGATGCTCCAATCAGGAACCAGGACATCCTGAAACCCTTACCTGACCAGCATGGATCCATCAGAGTGGTTCTGACCAGTGGCGTTGctggagctggaaaaagcttctcggtgcagaagttcactctggactgggcAGAGGGCTCGGAGAACCAAGACATCAgtgctgtggttcctctgtCCTTCAGGGAGCTGAACTTGATCAGAGACCAGCAGCACAGTCTTCTCTCTCTGATCCAGCTGTTCCATCCAACGTTCCAGAAGATCCCAGCAGAgcagctgtctgtctgcaaaCTTCTCTTCATCTTTGACGGTCTGGATGAAAGCAGACTTTCTCTGGACTTCAGCAACAGTCCGGCGGTGTCTGATGTTACACAGACGTCCTCAGTCAACGTGCTGCTGATAAACCTCATCCAGGGACGTCTGCTGCCCTCAGCTCAGGTCTGGATCACgtccagacctgcagcagccaatcagatccctgcttcatgtgtggacagactgacagaagtaCGAGGCTTCAATGATGCtcagaaggaggagtacttcaggaGGAGGTTCCCAGATGAAGAGCAGTCCAGCAGAATCATCTCCCACATCAAGACCTCCAGGAGCCTTCACATCATGTGTGAGGTtccagtcttctgctggatcactgctgtGGTTCTGGAGAACATGGTGTCCACAGAGCAGGGAGCGGAGCTGCCCACCACCCTGACTGACATGTACTCCCACTTCCTGATGGtccagacaaagaggaagaagaacaagTACCAGCAGGAACATCAGACAAGTCCACAAGAGCTGGCAGAGGCGGACAGGGAAGTTCTTCTGAAGCTGGGGGGGCTGGCATTTGAAAATCTGGAGAAAGGAAACATCATGTTCTACCAAGAAGACCTGCAGCAGTGTGGTCTGGACGTCACCGAGGCCTCGGTGTACTCTGGAGTTTGTACTGAGATCTTCAGAAGAGAGTGTGGAATCTTCCAGAAAGCGGTCTACAGCTTTGTTCATCTGAgcgttcaggagtttctggctgcagTCTACATGTTCCACTGTTACTCCAACAGGAACACCAAAGTTATGAAGGACTTCCTGAAGGATCAAAGAAACATCTCATCTCTGGATGAGTTTCTGAGTAGAGTCATGGAGAAATCCCTGCAGAGCAAAACTGGACATCTGGACCTTTGTGTTCGATTCCTTCATGGCCTCTCTGTGGAGTCCAACCAGAGGCTCTTAGGGGGTCTGCTGGGTCAGACGGACCAGAGTCCAGAAACCATCCAGAGAGTCACCAACAACCTCAAGATGGTACAGAAGGACGATGAGACACCAGAAGACTACTCTCTGCCATGGCAGATGATGAGTGGAGATCAAATCTCTCCTGACAGAAGAATCAACATCTTCCACtgtctgatggagatgaaggacCTCTCAGTCCATAAAGACGTTCAGGAGTTCCTGAAGTCAGAGAACAGAGCAGAGAAGAGACTCTCAGAGATCCACTGCTCTGCTCTGGCCTACATGCTGCAGATGTCAGAGGAGGTTCTGGATCAGCTGGACCTGGACGAGTACAACATGACAAACGAGGCTCGGCGGAGGCTGATCCCAGCTGTGAGGAACTGCAGGAAGTTCAG ACTCACCAACTGTGGACTCTCAGAGACGGACTGTGGAGTCGTGGCTTCAGCCctgaagtccaacccgtcccacctgacCGAGCTGGACCTGAGCAAGAACCAGCTGAAGCATTCAGCAGTGGAGCTCCTGTGTGCCGGACTGCAAAGTCCAAACTGCAGACTACAGATTCTGAG GTTGGAGCGCTGCAGTCTGCTGGAGAACAGCTGCGCTGCTCTGATCTCggctctgaagtccaacccgtcAAATCTGATCGAGCTGGACCTGAGAAACTGCGACCTGCGGGATTCAGGACTGATTCTCTTGAGTGGTTTGGTGGAGAGTCTTggctgcagactgcagactctgag GCTGGAGCGCAGCACCTTGTCGGATGTCGGTTTTATCGCTCTGGGAACAGCTCTACAGAAGAACCCGTCCCATCTGACCGAACTGGACCTGAGCAGgaacaaaaacctgcaggatTCTGGACTggttcatctgtgtggtttccTGAAGGACCCCCTCTGCCAGCTGCAGGTTCTGAG ACTCTGGTGTTAG
- the LOC110014157 gene encoding NLR family CARD domain-containing protein 3-like isoform X4, which translates to MKMSCSEEEEAHSRGLKEVQPSEEGPEPCRPDPGSWDSQGQTLPSASSSCGSMKSNRSKGQPENFSSGCGSADSKAPPLTLEDRPAAFICESLKSDKSREYVINFKHGPGPLKSRERKRRSVSEEEPQSGCVLCQDVLKDPVSTSCGHWFCRRCITSHWDQSAASGHRSCPDCSSRSTPDVGLKEPLDEHQISLRRRCEHATEESGKEMPLNRIYTELYITEGLREEVQTQHEVRQLETSSKTNRRHDAPIRNQDILKPLPDQHGSIRVVLTSGVAGAGKSFSVQKFTLDWAEGSENQDISAVVPLSFRELNLIRDQQHSLLSLIQLFHPTFQKIPAEQLSVCKLLFIFDGLDESRLSLDFSNSPAVSDVTQTSSVNVLLINLIQGRLLPSAQVWITSRPAAANQIPASCVDRLTEVRGFNDAQKEEYFRRRFPDEEQSSRIISHIKTSRSLHIMCEVPVFCWITAVVLENMVSTEQGAELPTTLTDMYSHFLMVQTKRKKNKYQQEHQTSPQELAEADREVLLKLGGLAFENLEKGNIMFYQEDLQQCGLDVTEASVYSGVCTEIFRRECGIFQKAVYSFVHLSVQEFLAAVYMFHCYSNRNTKVMKDFLKDQRNISSLDEFLSRVMEKSLQSKTGHLDLCVRFLHGLSVESNQRLLGGLLGQTDQSPETIQRVTNNLKMVQKDDETPEDYSLPWQMMSGDQISPDRRINIFHCLMEMKDLSVHKDVQEFLKSENRAEKRLSEIHCSALAYMLQMSEEVLDQLDLDEYNMTNEARRRLIPAVRNCRKFRLTNCGLSETDCGVVASALKSNPSHLTELDLSKNQLKHSAVELLCAGLQSPNCRLQILRYS; encoded by the exons ATGAAGATGAGTTgctcagaggaagaggaggcacaCAGCCGTGGGCTGAAGGAGGTGCAGCCATCTGAAGAAGGGCCTGAACCCTGTAGGCCTGATCCTGGATCCTGGGACTCACA AGGTCAGACGCTCCCGTCTGCATCGTCCAGCTGTGGATCCATGAAGAGCAACAGATCCAAAGGTCAACCTGAAAACTTCAGTTCTGGATGTGGATCTGCAGACTCAAA AGCTCCGCCCCTCACACTGGAGGACCGCCCAGCAGCATTCATCTGTGAGTCCTTGAAGAGCGACAAATCCAGAGAATACGTCATTAACTTCAAACATGGACCTGGACCCTTAAAGTCCAG agagaggaagaggagatctGTTAGTGAAGAGGAGCCGCAGTCCGGCTGCGTTTTATGTCAGGACGTCCTGAAGGATCCGGTCTCCACCAGCTGTGGACATTGGTTCTGTAGAAGGTGCATCACCTCTCACTGGGACCAGTCTGCTGCATCAGGACACCGGTCCTGTCCTGATTGTAGTTCAAGGTCCACACCGG ATGTTGGACTGAAGGAACCATTAGATGAACATCAGATCAGTTTGAGGAGGAGATGTGAACATGCAACTGAAGAATCAGGAAAAGAAATGCCCCTGAACCGGATCTACACTGAGCTCTACATCACAGAGGGACTGAGAGAAGAGGTCCAGACCCAACATGAGGTGAGGCAGCTGGAGACCTCCTCCAAGACCAACAGGCGTCATGATGCTCCAATCAGGAACCAGGACATCCTGAAACCCTTACCTGACCAGCATGGATCCATCAGAGTGGTTCTGACCAGTGGCGTTGctggagctggaaaaagcttctcggtgcagaagttcactctggactgggcAGAGGGCTCGGAGAACCAAGACATCAgtgctgtggttcctctgtCCTTCAGGGAGCTGAACTTGATCAGAGACCAGCAGCACAGTCTTCTCTCTCTGATCCAGCTGTTCCATCCAACGTTCCAGAAGATCCCAGCAGAgcagctgtctgtctgcaaaCTTCTCTTCATCTTTGACGGTCTGGATGAAAGCAGACTTTCTCTGGACTTCAGCAACAGTCCGGCGGTGTCTGATGTTACACAGACGTCCTCAGTCAACGTGCTGCTGATAAACCTCATCCAGGGACGTCTGCTGCCCTCAGCTCAGGTCTGGATCACgtccagacctgcagcagccaatcagatccctgcttcatgtgtggacagactgacagaagtaCGAGGCTTCAATGATGCtcagaaggaggagtacttcaggaGGAGGTTCCCAGATGAAGAGCAGTCCAGCAGAATCATCTCCCACATCAAGACCTCCAGGAGCCTTCACATCATGTGTGAGGTtccagtcttctgctggatcactgctgtGGTTCTGGAGAACATGGTGTCCACAGAGCAGGGAGCGGAGCTGCCCACCACCCTGACTGACATGTACTCCCACTTCCTGATGGtccagacaaagaggaagaagaacaagTACCAGCAGGAACATCAGACAAGTCCACAAGAGCTGGCAGAGGCGGACAGGGAAGTTCTTCTGAAGCTGGGGGGGCTGGCATTTGAAAATCTGGAGAAAGGAAACATCATGTTCTACCAAGAAGACCTGCAGCAGTGTGGTCTGGACGTCACCGAGGCCTCGGTGTACTCTGGAGTTTGTACTGAGATCTTCAGAAGAGAGTGTGGAATCTTCCAGAAAGCGGTCTACAGCTTTGTTCATCTGAgcgttcaggagtttctggctgcagTCTACATGTTCCACTGTTACTCCAACAGGAACACCAAAGTTATGAAGGACTTCCTGAAGGATCAAAGAAACATCTCATCTCTGGATGAGTTTCTGAGTAGAGTCATGGAGAAATCCCTGCAGAGCAAAACTGGACATCTGGACCTTTGTGTTCGATTCCTTCATGGCCTCTCTGTGGAGTCCAACCAGAGGCTCTTAGGGGGTCTGCTGGGTCAGACGGACCAGAGTCCAGAAACCATCCAGAGAGTCACCAACAACCTCAAGATGGTACAGAAGGACGATGAGACACCAGAAGACTACTCTCTGCCATGGCAGATGATGAGTGGAGATCAAATCTCTCCTGACAGAAGAATCAACATCTTCCACtgtctgatggagatgaaggacCTCTCAGTCCATAAAGACGTTCAGGAGTTCCTGAAGTCAGAGAACAGAGCAGAGAAGAGACTCTCAGAGATCCACTGCTCTGCTCTGGCCTACATGCTGCAGATGTCAGAGGAGGTTCTGGATCAGCTGGACCTGGACGAGTACAACATGACAAACGAGGCTCGGCGGAGGCTGATCCCAGCTGTGAGGAACTGCAGGAAGTTCAG ACTCACCAACTGTGGACTCTCAGAGACGGACTGTGGAGTCGTGGCTTCAGCCctgaagtccaacccgtcccacctgacCGAGCTGGACCTGAGCAAGAACCAGCTGAAGCATTCAGCAGTGGAGCTCCTGTGTGCCGGACTGCAAAGTCCAAACTGCAGACTACAGATTCTGAG GTATTCTTGA